A genomic segment from Eulemur rufifrons isolate Redbay chromosome 19, OSU_ERuf_1, whole genome shotgun sequence encodes:
- the MFSD2B gene encoding sphingosine-1-phosphate transporter MFSD2B, translating to MDILTFSRGFSAIPSSVCRALTPLGTYPQGKQSWRICARSPSELALGVFGETEPCTSQFPVSRALLAAGPDRPSPRPLGAEPPLRGAITARRHRRRSEQLCAMAVPPGPAPTAEAPPPHLEALTLEPDLVRAKRGREDNRADRLSFCTKVCYGIGGVPNQVASSATAFYLQLFLLDVAQIPAAQVSFVLFGGKVSGAAADPVAGFLINRSRRSTSGRLMPWVLGCTPFVALAYFFLWFLPPFTSLRGLWYTTFYCLFQALATFFQVPYTALTMLLTPSPRERDSATAYRMTLEMAGTLMGATVHGLIVSGAHGPHSCEDTVVPEPAAVSPDAACLYSIAAAVVVVIYPVCSGLLCLGVKERPDATAPASGQGLSFLAGLGLTACHPPFLKLVVSFLFISAAVQVEQNYLVLFCTHASRLHDHVQSLVLTILVSAVLSTPLWEWVLQRFGKRTTAFGICMMVPFAILLAAVPTAPVAYVVAFVSGVSIAVSLLLPWSMLPDVVDDFQLQHRHGPGVETIFYSSYVFFTKLSGAGALGISTLSLEFAGYKAGACQQAEEVVVTLKVLIGAVPTCMILAGLCILMAGPAPKAPSQDTSRQPSLRRRTSYSLA from the exons ATGGACATCCTCACCTTCT CAAGAGGGTTTAGCGCGATCCCCTCCTCGGTCTGCAGGGCGCTTACTCCCTTGGGGACCTACCCCCAAGGAAAACAATCCTGGCGCATTTGCGCGCGTTCCCCCAGCGAATTGGCCCTTGGAGTGTTTGGGGAAACGGAGCCCTGCACTTCGCAGTTCCCGGTTTCCCGCGCGTTGCTGGCGGCCGGGCCAGACCGCCCCTCGCCGCGCCCACTTGGCGCGGAGCCGCCCCTCCGCGGGGCGATAACGGCAAGGCGACACCGGCGGCGATCAGAGCAGCTGTGCGCGATGGCGGTGCCTCCTGGACCGGCCCCAACCGCGGAGGCGCCGCCGCCCCATCTAGAAGCGCTCACCTTGGAGCCCGACTTGGTGAGAGCAAAGCGAgggcgcg AGGACAACAGAGCTGATCGCCTCTCTTTCTGTACGAAGGTGTGCTATGGCATTGGTGGGGTCCCCAACCAGGTGGCTTCCAGTGCCACAGCCTTTTACCTACAGCTCTTCCTGCTTGACGTGGCACAG ATCCCTGCTGCCCAGGTGTCATTTGTCCTGTTTGGAGGGAAAGTGTCTGGGGCAGCTGCCGACCCTGTGGCTGGGTTCCTCATCAACAGGAGCAGGAGGTCCACGTCAGGACGACTCATGCCCTG GGTGCTGGGCTGCACCCCCTTTGTCGCCTTGGCCTACTTCTTCCTGTGGTTCCTGCCCCCCTTCACCAGCCTGCGAGGCCTCTGGTACACAACCTTCTACTGCCTGTTCCAGGCCCTGGCCACG TTCTTCCAGGTGCCCTACACGGCGCTCACCATGCTCCTGACGCCCAGCCCGAGGGAGCGGGACTCGGCCACCGCCTACC GGATGACCCTGGAGATGGCGGGAACGCTGATGGGGGCCACCGTGCATGGGCTCATCGTGTCAGGAGCCCATGGGCCCCACAGCTGCGAAGACACTGTGGTCCCCGAGCCGGCCGCGGTCTCCCCCGATGCC GCTTGTCTCTACTCCATTGCAGCCGCCGTGGTGGTCGTGATTTACCCTGTGTGCAGTGGTCTGCTCTGCCTGGGGGTGAAGGAGCGGCCAG ACGCCACTGCCCCAGCCTCAGGCCAAGGCCTGAGCttcctggctgggctgggcctcaCTGCCTGCCACCCACCCTTCCTGAAGCTGGTGGTCTCCTTCCTGTTCATCTCAGCTGCCGTTCAG GTGGAGCAGAACTACCTGGTCCTGTTCTGTACACACGCCTCCCGGCTGCACGACCACGTCCAGAGCCTGGTGCTAACCATCCTG GTCTCGGCCGTGCTGAGCACCCCGCTGTGGGAGTGGGTGCTCCAACGGTTTGGGAAGAGGACCACAGCCTTCGGGATCTGT ATGATGGTGCCTTTTGCAATCTTGCTGGCTGCTGTGCCCACAGCACCCGTGGCATATGTCGTGGCCTTTGTATCTGGCGTGAGCATTGCTGTGTCCTTGCTGCTACCCTG GTCCATGCTGCCCGACGTGGTGGATGACTTTCAGCTGCAGCACCGGCACGGGCCAGGCGTGGAGACCATCTTCTATTCCTCCTACGTCTTCTTCACGAAGCTTTCAGGCGCAGGGGCCCTGGGCATCTCCACTCTCAGTCTGGA GTTCGCAGGGTATAAAGCAGGAGCCTGCCAGCAGGCGGAGGAGGTGGTGGTTACCCTCAAGGTCCTCATCGGTGCTGTGCCCACCTGCATGATCCTTGCCGGGCTGTGCATCCTCATGGCCGGCCCCGCTCCAAAGGCGCCAAGCCAGGACACCTCCCGCCAGCCGAGCCTTCGGAG GAGGACCAGCTACAGCCTCGCCTAA